In Bacillus sp. 2205SS5-2, the following are encoded in one genomic region:
- a CDS encoding 8-oxo-dGTP diphosphatase translates to MRVKESIRLYTIVMIQRDDEVLLMNRPDSKGFPGYIAPGGKIDFPENPAVGAIREVKEETGLEVKSLIFKGISEFVNEKEAERYMVFNYLATKVEGQILDNPPEGELTWVKREEATTLPMQSWFKHRFPYFFQEETFEIYRSWSGIEHEKAKEYIRES, encoded by the coding sequence CGTAATGATTCAAAGAGATGATGAGGTTTTGTTGATGAATCGTCCGGATTCAAAAGGGTTTCCGGGATATATCGCCCCAGGCGGTAAGATTGACTTTCCTGAAAATCCTGCTGTGGGGGCCATTCGAGAAGTGAAAGAAGAAACCGGTCTGGAAGTGAAATCATTGATCTTTAAAGGAATCAGTGAATTTGTAAATGAAAAAGAGGCCGAACGCTATATGGTCTTTAATTATTTAGCGACAAAAGTAGAAGGACAAATATTAGACAATCCTCCAGAGGGAGAACTAACTTGGGTAAAAAGAGAGGAAGCAACAACACTCCCGATGCAATCTTGGTTTAAACACCGCTTTCCTTATTTTTTTCAAGAAGAGACATTTGAAATTTATCGTAGTTGGAGTGGAATTGAGCATGAAAAGGCAAAAGAATATATCCGTGAATCCTAG